The following proteins are co-located in the Deinococcus metallilatus genome:
- a CDS encoding erythromycin esterase family protein: protein MLMGPERVRPVAKEQIMPDQTPLQVGWDMTEPRAALSAFLGTLPTTPRLLALGEPTHGLDAFPAWRNRIFRTLVEDHGFRSIALESDIIAGLRVNASVTAGPEPVDEVMQTGFSHGFGAIKANRALAEWMRDFNAGREPEGHLRFYGFDAPLENLWAASPRVSLLALHAFLTTHLGGLPVDTTTLEHLCGEDARWTNPAAALDAAQSIGNSDEARQLRLLADNLSSLLQTETPGLAAQPDFWEAQLHARTATGLLRYHAVIADPAPTRVARMLSLRDLMMADNLSAIAEREQERGPTLVFAHNAHLQRQISAMKVRGRRLEWWSAGAHVSTRLGQQYAFIASDLGTAPEKGIGEPALDTLEGALMQLAFPVTLCRSQKLAAALPESLAKRADVPLQAGYFPLGGQHLRLTDGVLFIKNVTN, encoded by the coding sequence ATGCTGATGGGGCCAGAGCGGGTGCGCCCTGTGGCAAAGGAGCAGATCATGCCAGATCAAACCCCGCTTCAGGTCGGCTGGGACATGACCGAGCCACGTGCTGCCCTCTCTGCGTTCCTGGGCACCTTGCCCACCACGCCGCGACTCCTGGCCCTGGGGGAACCGACTCATGGCCTTGACGCCTTCCCTGCCTGGCGCAACCGTATCTTCCGCACGCTGGTCGAGGATCACGGCTTCCGTTCCATCGCCCTTGAAAGTGACATCATCGCTGGCCTGCGGGTGAATGCCTCCGTCACAGCGGGCCCAGAACCGGTGGATGAAGTCATGCAAACAGGCTTCAGCCACGGCTTCGGCGCCATAAAGGCCAACCGGGCACTGGCCGAGTGGATGAGGGACTTCAATGCGGGCCGCGAACCCGAGGGCCACCTGCGCTTCTATGGCTTCGACGCGCCCCTGGAAAATCTGTGGGCGGCCAGTCCCCGTGTCAGCCTGCTCGCCCTGCACGCTTTCCTGACCACGCATCTGGGCGGGTTACCCGTGGACACGACTACCCTGGAACACCTCTGTGGTGAAGACGCCCGCTGGACCAACCCGGCGGCCGCCCTGGATGCGGCGCAATCCATCGGCAACAGCGACGAGGCACGGCAACTCCGGCTCCTGGCCGACAACCTTTCCAGCCTCTTGCAAACCGAAACGCCGGGACTGGCCGCGCAACCAGATTTCTGGGAAGCGCAGTTGCACGCCCGCACGGCGACCGGCCTCCTTCGTTATCATGCCGTGATCGCCGATCCCGCACCCACCCGCGTGGCGCGAATGCTGTCGCTGCGTGACCTGATGATGGCCGACAATCTCAGCGCCATTGCCGAGCGTGAACAGGAGCGGGGGCCGACACTCGTGTTCGCCCATAACGCCCACCTGCAACGTCAGATCAGCGCGATGAAGGTGAGAGGCAGGCGCCTGGAGTGGTGGAGTGCCGGGGCGCACGTCAGCACCCGTCTCGGCCAGCAATACGCCTTCATTGCCAGTGACCTCGGCACAGCGCCCGAAAAAGGCATTGGGGAACCGGCCCTGGACACGTTGGAAGGCGCTCTGATGCAGCTCGCCTTTCCGGTCACGCTTTGCCGCTCCCAGAAATTGGCCGCTGCACTGCCGGAATCCCTGGCAAAGAGAGCGGACGTTCCTCTTCAGGCCGGTTACTTCCCCCTTGGAGGGCAACACTTACGCCTCACGGACGGCGTACTCTTCATAAAGAACGTGACGAACTGA
- a CDS encoding NAD(P)/FAD-dependent oxidoreductase: MDLRSGTAFWPLKNGLMHTYPPLLADERADVLVIGAGITGALLADALTGAGLDVVVLDRRDAAFGSTSASTALLQYEIDTNLVDLTRMIGQHDAERAYQLCREAIDQIGALTRELPDDCGFARPGSLYYASNPEDARMLREEHAARTRAGLEVEFLGAEEVKERFGLTAPAALFSPAGAEVDPYRLAQHLLWRAQARGARIHDRTEVTHLDESASGYTAHTSRAARVQARYVIVAAGYEAERFAGRRLAQLKDTYALVTEPLAGGQQPWPTGCLIWETARPYLYARTTSDGRILIGGEDDDHDNPARRERVLPDKQRRLEGRLEQLFPYLKTEVAFAWAGTFGETQDGLAFIGPKPGSPCLLFALGYGGNGITYSVQAARMLTEHILGRAVPDMRIFRLDR; this comes from the coding sequence CAAGAACGGCCTGATGCACACCTATCCGCCCCTGCTGGCGGACGAACGTGCCGACGTGCTGGTGATCGGCGCGGGCATCACCGGGGCGCTGCTGGCCGACGCGCTGACGGGGGCGGGGCTGGACGTGGTGGTGCTGGACCGCCGCGACGCCGCCTTCGGCAGCACCAGCGCCAGCACGGCCCTGTTGCAATACGAGATCGACACCAATCTGGTGGACCTGACGCGCATGATCGGTCAGCACGACGCCGAGAGGGCCTACCAGCTCTGCCGGGAGGCCATCGACCAGATCGGGGCACTCACACGCGAGCTGCCGGACGACTGCGGCTTTGCCCGGCCCGGCAGCCTCTACTACGCTTCCAACCCCGAGGACGCGCGGATGCTGCGGGAGGAACACGCCGCCCGCACCCGCGCCGGGCTGGAGGTGGAATTTCTGGGTGCGGAGGAGGTGAAGGAACGCTTTGGCCTCACCGCGCCCGCCGCCCTCTTCAGCCCGGCGGGCGCGGAGGTGGACCCCTACCGCCTCGCGCAGCACCTGCTCTGGCGGGCCCAGGCGCGGGGCGCGCGCATTCACGACCGCACCGAGGTCACGCACCTCGACGAGAGCGCCAGCGGGTACACGGCCCACACGAGCCGCGCGGCCCGCGTCCAGGCCAGATATGTGATTGTGGCGGCGGGGTATGAGGCGGAACGTTTTGCTGGCAGGCGGCTGGCGCAGCTCAAGGACACCTACGCGCTGGTGACCGAACCGCTCGCCGGGGGACAGCAGCCCTGGCCGACCGGGTGCCTGATCTGGGAAACTGCCCGCCCTTACCTCTATGCCCGCACCACCTCTGACGGCCGCATCCTGATCGGCGGGGAGGACGACGACCACGACAACCCCGCCCGCCGTGAGCGGGTGCTGCCGGACAAACAGCGCCGTCTGGAAGGCAGGCTGGAACAACTCTTCCCTTATCTGAAGACGGAAGTCGCCTTCGCGTGGGCGGGCACCTTCGGGGAGACGCAGGACGGGCTGGCGTTCATCGGGCCGAAGCCGGGCAGTCCGTGTCTGCTGTTCGCGCTGGGGTATGGGGGAAACGGCATTACCTACAGCGTGCAGGCGGCGCGGATGCTGACGGAGCACATCCTGGGGCGGGCGGTGCCGGACATGCGGATTTTCCGGCTGGACCGGTGA